In a genomic window of Streptomyces pristinaespiralis:
- a CDS encoding lysoplasmalogenase: protein MRRVIAGAFAVAVAWDLGSLLADWDLGHTVCKPLLLPLLAAYAVERGAPRLLIAALFFGWCGDMLLMFDADPAFLAGMGGFAVGHVCYLVLFARCGTPHGRTGLLAGAYGLVLVVTLVLMWSDLPGGLRIPVAAYSLLLTTMAFRAARLGLLAAIGGALFLLSDTLIATGLADWPQLPRPDFWIMLTYVVAQGLLVRGVLDSLDARKAPATAYGGSRAPV from the coding sequence GTGAGACGCGTCATCGCGGGCGCGTTCGCCGTCGCCGTCGCCTGGGACCTTGGCTCCTTGCTCGCCGACTGGGACCTCGGGCACACCGTCTGCAAACCTCTGCTGCTGCCACTGCTCGCCGCATACGCGGTGGAAAGGGGCGCCCCGAGGCTTCTCATCGCCGCCCTGTTCTTCGGCTGGTGCGGCGATATGCTCCTGATGTTCGACGCCGACCCGGCGTTCCTCGCCGGCATGGGCGGCTTCGCCGTCGGACACGTCTGCTACCTCGTGCTCTTCGCCCGGTGCGGCACGCCCCACGGCCGCACCGGTCTGCTCGCCGGCGCCTACGGCCTCGTGCTGGTCGTCACCCTCGTCCTGATGTGGAGCGACCTGCCGGGCGGGCTCCGGATTCCCGTCGCGGCGTACAGCCTGCTGCTCACCACAATGGCGTTCCGCGCGGCACGGCTCGGGCTCCTCGCGGCGATCGGCGGTGCCCTGTTCCTGCTGTCGGACACGCTGATCGCCACCGGCCTGGCCGACTGGCCGCAGCTGCCGCGGCCCGACTTCTGGATCATGCTCACCTACGTGGTGGCCCAGGGACTCCTGGTCAGGGGCGTTCTGGACAGCCTCGACGCGCGGAAGGCCCCGGCCACGGCATACGGTGGCAGCCGCGCGCCCGTCTGA
- a CDS encoding LppX_LprAFG lipoprotein translates to MRRAHFLSAAVLLLCTACSGGPDRDSGERAKKAVDHGAAVRAAIERTSASSARVDEKIELRSADSPTTYVFAIAGAFDLAGDRGRLTVELEDSGMDPVEEVFVGDTVYVRGSRAVDEGKWASADRSEALTRYFLRAPLNDPEHLLRQMKAMRQVSNEGKEQVNGAPAVHYRGTIDHATATLRMTTETKRGLEDMREKLGDDVPVYADVWVDDEGRAVQARLSYFGGMKAMTTMTLSDFGTPVKAEAPSAGQVVPVTAGEDVLLA, encoded by the coding sequence ATGCGCCGCGCCCACTTCCTCTCCGCCGCCGTCCTCTTGCTCTGCACCGCCTGTTCCGGCGGTCCGGACCGTGACTCGGGGGAGAGGGCGAAGAAGGCCGTGGATCACGGGGCGGCCGTGCGTGCCGCGATCGAGAGGACGAGCGCGTCCAGTGCCCGCGTGGACGAGAAGATCGAGCTGCGGTCCGCCGACAGCCCCACGACGTACGTGTTCGCGATCGCCGGCGCCTTCGACCTGGCGGGAGACAGGGGCCGGCTCACGGTGGAGCTCGAGGACAGCGGCATGGACCCTGTCGAGGAGGTCTTCGTCGGCGACACCGTCTACGTGCGGGGCTCGCGGGCGGTGGACGAGGGCAAGTGGGCCTCGGCCGACCGGAGCGAGGCCCTGACCCGCTATTTCCTGCGGGCGCCGCTGAACGACCCCGAGCACCTGCTCCGCCAGATGAAGGCGATGCGGCAGGTGTCGAACGAGGGCAAGGAGCAGGTGAACGGCGCCCCCGCGGTGCACTACCGGGGCACGATCGACCACGCCACGGCGACGCTCCGGATGACGACGGAGACGAAACGGGGGCTGGAGGACATGCGCGAGAAGCTGGGCGACGACGTGCCCGTCTACGCGGACGTGTGGGTCGACGACGAGGGGCGCGCCGTACAGGCCCGGCTGTCCTACTTCGGCGGTATGAAGGCCATGACCACGATGACGCTGTCGGACTTCGGGACACCGGTGAAGGCCGAGGCGCCGTCGGCGGGGCAGGTCGTCCCCGTGACGGCGGGCGAGGACGTCCTGCTGGCCTGA
- a CDS encoding DinB family protein codes for MNAPDPKADLHFYLQSARDALLWKLEGLSEYEVRRPLTPTGTNLLGLVKHVAGVELGYLGDTFGRPSGEPLPWLEDGAEANADMWATADESREYIVELYHRAWAHADATIDALALETIGTVPWWPSSRNEVTLHHAVVRVIADTHRHAGHADILRELTDGAVGMNRNNDSMAPGDAAWWAKHRSRLERTAEEAGRRA; via the coding sequence ATGAACGCACCGGATCCCAAGGCCGACCTCCACTTCTACCTCCAGTCCGCCCGTGACGCCCTGCTGTGGAAGCTCGAAGGGCTCTCCGAGTACGAGGTCCGCCGCCCGCTGACGCCGACCGGCACCAACCTCCTGGGCCTGGTCAAGCATGTGGCCGGTGTGGAGCTGGGCTACCTCGGTGACACCTTCGGACGGCCGTCCGGCGAGCCGCTGCCCTGGCTCGAGGACGGTGCCGAGGCCAACGCCGACATGTGGGCCACCGCCGACGAGTCACGCGAGTACATCGTGGAGCTCTACCACCGGGCCTGGGCCCACGCGGACGCGACGATCGACGCACTGGCGCTGGAAACGATCGGCACGGTGCCGTGGTGGCCCAGCAGCAGGAACGAGGTGACGTTGCATCATGCCGTCGTGCGCGTGATCGCCGATACCCACCGGCACGCGGGGCACGCCGACATCCTCCGGGAACTCACGGACGGTGCGGTCGGGATGAACAGGAACAACGACAGCATGGCGCCGGGCGACGCGGCGTGGTGGGCGAAGCACCGCAGCCGGCTGGAGCGTACGGCAGAGGAGGCCGGCCGCCGGGCGTGA
- a CDS encoding DUF309 domain-containing protein codes for MDKARRDRDAEGRARNARPRDGLGRPLPHGAPGVERQPEGVLRTPAETLSEAQRLLDAGMPFHAHEVFEDAWKSGPEEERELWRGLAQLAVGLTHAARGNTAGGARLLLRGADRIAGFPAPHGIDVSGLTGWAHELAGRLTDPVDPAAESPRLRL; via the coding sequence ATGGACAAGGCACGCAGGGACCGCGACGCCGAAGGCCGGGCGCGCAACGCCCGCCCCCGGGACGGGCTGGGGCGCCCCCTCCCCCATGGCGCGCCCGGTGTGGAACGCCAGCCGGAGGGTGTGCTGCGCACTCCCGCCGAGACGCTGTCAGAGGCGCAGCGACTACTCGACGCCGGGATGCCGTTCCATGCGCACGAGGTTTTCGAGGACGCATGGAAGTCCGGCCCGGAGGAGGAACGCGAGCTGTGGCGCGGCCTGGCCCAGCTCGCGGTGGGACTCACGCACGCGGCGCGCGGCAACACTGCGGGCGGCGCCCGTCTGCTGCTGCGGGGCGCCGACCGGATCGCCGGCTTCCCCGCGCCGCACGGCATCGACGTGTCGGGGCTGACCGGCTGGGCCCATGAGCTGGCTGGCCGGCTGACCGACCCCGTGGACCCGGCCGCGGAATCCCCACGGCTGCGCCTCTAG
- a CDS encoding transporter substrate-binding domain-containing protein, producing the protein MSDIPESRLPAVRVPRRVVGAATAVATLVSLAACSTEEPRPEFLGVNRVTVAMHNDLPGLSYSSNYDRSGLDFLLLQHIEEELDVAFSEPVDVSSGDRVTQLLERKADMTIASFSITAERMDEIDFVGPYLTTRQGFLVAADSDVETLADLRGTTICTWEGTTSQEALDDILDTVGADPVTLDDASDCIDQLIAGQVQAVSTDQAILYGFARQHEKDGLRVVPDVTIGAPQHYGIGLPKGYAADCRRLEAWLKRHVGTSTWIRDVETSLPALTEEDRGWISSHKPSSAAIEARSCRDRTSP; encoded by the coding sequence GTGTCCGACATCCCGGAATCCCGGCTCCCCGCCGTACGCGTGCCGAGGCGCGTGGTCGGTGCGGCGACGGCCGTCGCCACCCTCGTGAGCCTGGCGGCCTGCTCCACCGAGGAACCGCGGCCGGAGTTCCTCGGCGTGAACAGGGTCACCGTCGCGATGCACAACGACCTGCCCGGCCTGTCCTACTCCTCGAACTACGACCGTTCGGGGCTGGACTTCCTGCTGCTCCAGCACATCGAGGAGGAGCTGGACGTCGCGTTCAGCGAGCCCGTCGACGTGTCCTCCGGCGACCGGGTGACCCAATTGCTGGAGAGGAAGGCGGACATGACGATCGCCTCGTTCTCCATCACCGCCGAGCGCATGGACGAGATCGACTTCGTCGGCCCCTATCTCACCACCCGGCAGGGCTTCCTCGTCGCGGCGGACTCCGATGTGGAGACCCTGGCCGACCTGCGCGGCACCACCATCTGCACCTGGGAGGGGACCACGTCCCAGGAGGCGCTGGACGACATCTTGGACACCGTGGGCGCGGACCCGGTCACCCTCGACGACGCGTCCGACTGCATCGACCAGCTGATCGCCGGCCAGGTCCAGGCGGTCTCCACCGACCAGGCGATCCTGTACGGCTTCGCCCGTCAGCACGAGAAGGACGGTCTGCGCGTGGTGCCGGACGTGACGATAGGAGCACCTCAGCACTACGGCATCGGGCTGCCGAAGGGATACGCGGCGGACTGCCGTCGCCTCGAGGCCTGGCTGAAGAGGCATGTGGGCACCAGCACCTGGATCCGTGACGTCGAGACGTCCCTGCCGGCGCTCACGGAGGAGGACCGCGGCTGGATCAGCAGCCACAAGCCGAGCAGCGCGGCGATCGAGGCCCGGTCCTGCCGGGACCGGACCAGCCCCTGA
- a CDS encoding NACHT domain-containing protein, which yields MRVRRLLSFSDALVLLGGDPPAVAALDRALGGALNLATGGVGDGLLRIADARGSVLGLGRDAVRGVGQRLGRADGRARRTELLHAAHTVIVVLAWFQALEELRLPVHVDDLELTRREQLALAGAPRPEGSGAAFVRSLAATDLPHPAPHRPFEAVTGELAGWYEGLSARFLDFAEGLHVWSAQTEAARAEARRALSTELPREAVRQYEALYAQLAQQAPEFGFWTAQVEHRATRAEVRRSLTGVADLLADLARTAHPPTDVAAALSRSYEAVLTRPVLDASTGPEGIRVPTLREMYLDPDFRVREVAGHSGPATESWWEQATVRHDLTSYLAGALTSAGLAETPLLVLGQPGAGKSVLTRVLAARLPSAGFLPVRVPLRDVRAEDDLQDQIEQAVRSATGERTSWPELVRSAGTAVPVLLLDGFDELLQTTGVHHSDFLSRVARFQQREAEQGRPVRALVTSRIAVADRARYPEGLVVLRLEPFRPEQIRRWLALWNEANAGSFASRGLRPLSWAAVARHQALAAQPLLLTMLALYDAADNALRRDSDGPLDEGELYEELLTSFARREIDKTGPAPAAAPDEEARARAERELQRLSLVAFALHNRRRQWVSATELDADLTALLGRSSVDASGFRTPLGAADVALGRFFFVQRAQSVRDGRVLATYEFLHATFGEYLVVRLALHVLTGMLGQRPALSLAESSVDDDLAYTLLSYAPLSSRQMLRFAGSMVRRIPGDERERLARLLIRVLEQHADRTDEPRPAYRPGRLRTSARHGIYGANLVLVILILKGRTTARELFPYWTDHASAWHRHVLLWRSSFDEEQWTDFALSVSTRHAWSGSGRELEIALRTGEPSPPDPLDMNWLYRYPRDNDGPGWSRTYWDELWHKLDVSGGTNDAVVRHAMDPVFVWLGPAVTTFVTSPGGPATSLAHDVLRLLIGGSDELPAGEPHALRDRVLRGLDRVPPEVRARVRRLLEEHLRPPGDA from the coding sequence GTGAGGGTACGCAGGCTGCTGTCGTTCTCGGACGCGCTGGTGCTGTTGGGCGGTGACCCGCCCGCCGTTGCCGCGCTGGACCGGGCGCTCGGCGGAGCGCTGAACCTCGCGACCGGCGGCGTCGGCGACGGCTTGCTGCGGATCGCCGACGCCCGCGGCAGTGTCCTGGGACTGGGCCGCGACGCCGTACGCGGCGTGGGACAGCGCCTGGGCCGGGCCGACGGCCGCGCCCGGCGGACCGAGTTGCTGCACGCCGCCCACACCGTGATCGTCGTCCTCGCCTGGTTCCAGGCCCTGGAGGAACTGCGGCTCCCCGTCCACGTCGACGACCTGGAGCTGACCCGCCGGGAACAGCTCGCCCTCGCGGGAGCACCGCGACCGGAGGGCAGCGGCGCCGCGTTCGTCCGCTCGCTGGCCGCGACCGACTTACCGCACCCCGCGCCACACCGTCCCTTCGAGGCGGTGACCGGCGAACTGGCGGGCTGGTACGAGGGTCTGTCGGCGCGCTTCCTCGACTTCGCCGAAGGACTTCACGTCTGGAGTGCCCAGACGGAAGCCGCACGCGCCGAGGCCCGGCGGGCCCTGAGCACCGAGCTGCCCCGTGAAGCGGTCCGGCAGTACGAGGCCCTGTATGCCCAGCTGGCCCAGCAGGCACCGGAGTTCGGCTTCTGGACGGCCCAGGTGGAACACCGGGCCACCCGGGCGGAGGTGCGCCGCTCCCTGACCGGCGTGGCCGACCTGCTGGCCGACCTGGCGCGGACCGCCCATCCGCCCACGGACGTCGCCGCCGCACTCTCCCGCTCCTACGAGGCCGTCCTGACCCGCCCCGTTCTCGACGCGTCGACCGGACCCGAAGGCATCCGCGTACCGACCCTGCGGGAGATGTACCTCGACCCGGACTTCCGGGTCCGCGAGGTCGCCGGTCACAGCGGACCGGCCACCGAGTCCTGGTGGGAACAGGCCACGGTGCGCCACGACCTGACCTCCTACCTCGCCGGAGCCCTCACCTCCGCCGGGCTGGCCGAGACGCCCCTCCTGGTGCTCGGGCAGCCGGGCGCGGGCAAGTCCGTCCTCACCCGGGTCCTGGCCGCCCGGCTCCCCTCCGCCGGCTTCCTGCCCGTCCGCGTACCGCTGCGGGACGTCCGCGCCGAGGACGACCTCCAGGACCAGATCGAGCAGGCCGTACGCAGCGCGACCGGGGAGAGGACGTCCTGGCCCGAGCTGGTCCGATCGGCGGGGACCGCCGTGCCCGTCCTGCTGCTCGACGGATTCGACGAACTGCTGCAGACCACCGGGGTCCACCACAGCGACTTCCTCTCCCGCGTCGCCCGTTTCCAGCAGCGTGAGGCGGAACAGGGCCGCCCCGTCCGGGCCCTCGTCACCAGCCGCATCGCCGTGGCCGACCGCGCCCGCTACCCGGAGGGCCTCGTCGTCCTGCGCCTGGAGCCCTTCCGCCCCGAGCAGATCCGCCGCTGGCTCGCCCTGTGGAACGAGGCGAACGCCGGCAGTTTCGCCTCGCGCGGGCTGCGACCGCTGTCCTGGGCCGCCGTCGCCCGTCACCAGGCACTCGCCGCGCAGCCGTTGCTGCTGACCATGCTGGCGCTGTACGACGCCGCCGACAACGCGCTGCGGCGCGACAGCGACGGTCCTCTCGACGAGGGCGAGCTGTACGAGGAACTGCTCACCTCCTTCGCCCGCCGCGAGATCGACAAGACCGGCCCCGCGCCCGCGGCCGCACCGGACGAGGAAGCGCGTGCCCGCGCCGAGCGGGAACTGCAGCGCCTGTCCCTCGTCGCCTTCGCCCTGCACAACCGCCGCCGGCAATGGGTCTCCGCCACCGAACTCGACGCGGACCTCACAGCGCTCCTCGGCCGGTCCTCCGTCGACGCGTCAGGGTTCCGCACCCCGCTCGGCGCCGCCGACGTGGCGCTCGGCCGCTTCTTCTTCGTCCAGCGCGCCCAGTCCGTGCGCGACGGTCGCGTGCTGGCCACGTACGAGTTCCTGCACGCCACCTTCGGCGAGTACCTGGTCGTCCGCCTCGCCCTGCACGTGCTCACCGGCATGCTCGGGCAACGGCCGGCCCTGTCCCTCGCCGAGAGCAGTGTCGACGACGACCTCGCGTACACACTGCTGTCGTACGCCCCGCTGTCCTCGCGGCAAATGCTGCGCTTCGCCGGATCGATGGTGCGCCGGATTCCCGGTGACGAGCGCGAACGGCTGGCGCGCCTCCTCATCCGCGTACTCGAACAGCACGCCGATCGCACGGACGAACCCCGCCCCGCCTACCGCCCGGGCCGCCTGCGTACCTCGGCCCGGCACGGCATCTACGGCGCCAACCTGGTCCTGGTCATCCTGATCCTGAAGGGCCGCACCACCGCGCGGGAGCTGTTCCCGTACTGGACGGACCACGCAAGCGCCTGGCACCGGCATGTGCTGCTGTGGCGTTCGTCGTTCGACGAGGAGCAGTGGACGGACTTCGCCCTGTCCGTGTCGACCCGGCATGCCTGGAGCGGGAGCGGCAGGGAACTGGAGATCGCTCTCCGGACGGGCGAGCCGTCCCCGCCGGACCCGCTGGACATGAACTGGCTGTACCGCTATCCCCGGGACAACGACGGCCCCGGCTGGTCGCGCACCTACTGGGACGAGCTGTGGCACAAGCTCGATGTCTCCGGGGGCACGAACGACGCCGTCGTACGGCACGCCATGGACCCGGTCTTCGTGTGGCTCGGACCGGCCGTCACCACGTTCGTCACCTCGCCGGGCGGACCGGCCACGTCCCTGGCACACGATGTGCTGCGGCTGCTGATCGGCGGCAGCGACGAGCTCCCGGCAGGCGAACCGCACGCGCTGCGCGACCGGGTGCTGCGCGGCCTCGACCGCGTGCCGCCCGAGGTGCGCGCACGAGTGCGGCGGCTGCTCGAGGAGCACCTGCGACCGCCCGGCGACGCCTGA
- a CDS encoding sterol desaturase family protein, whose product MPNLPDVVLWSIPAFVLLTTVEIVAVRLHPDEDAAGYETKDAATSISMGLGSLFSDFLWKIPVVAVYTAVYELTPLRVPVLWWTIVLMLLAQDFFYYWSHRGHHVIRILWACHVVHHSSRKFNLSTALRQPWTSVTSWPFYLPLIACGVHPAALAFCSSANLVYQFWIHTERIDKLPRWYEFAFNTPSHHRVHHASQGGYLDRNFGGILIVWDRAFGTFVPETERCVFGLTKNIETYNPLKVATHEYLSIAKDLRAAASWSERAGRVLRGPGWSPEPAPEPAPERVA is encoded by the coding sequence ATGCCGAACCTGCCCGATGTCGTGCTGTGGTCCATCCCCGCCTTCGTGCTGCTCACGACCGTCGAGATCGTCGCCGTACGTCTGCATCCCGACGAGGACGCCGCAGGATACGAGACCAAGGACGCCGCCACCAGCATCAGCATGGGGCTCGGCAGCCTGTTCTCCGACTTCCTGTGGAAGATCCCGGTCGTCGCGGTCTACACCGCGGTGTACGAGCTCACGCCGCTGCGGGTGCCGGTGCTCTGGTGGACGATCGTGCTGATGCTGCTCGCGCAGGACTTCTTCTACTACTGGTCCCACCGCGGGCACCACGTCATCCGGATCCTTTGGGCCTGCCATGTGGTCCACCACTCCAGCCGGAAGTTCAACCTCTCCACGGCGCTGCGCCAGCCCTGGACCTCGGTCACCTCCTGGCCGTTCTACCTGCCACTGATCGCCTGTGGAGTCCACCCGGCCGCGCTCGCCTTCTGCTCCTCGGCGAACCTCGTCTACCAGTTCTGGATCCACACAGAGCGCATCGACAAGCTGCCCCGCTGGTACGAGTTCGCCTTCAACACCCCGTCCCACCACCGTGTCCATCACGCTTCCCAAGGCGGCTATCTGGACCGGAACTTCGGCGGGATCCTGATCGTCTGGGACCGAGCGTTCGGCACCTTCGTGCCGGAGACCGAGCGCTGCGTCTTCGGGCTGACCAAGAACATCGAGACGTACAACCCGCTGAAGGTCGCCACCCATGAGTACCTGTCCATCGCCAAGGACCTGAGGGCCGCGGCCAGTTGGAGCGAGCGCGCCGGGCGGGTGCTGCGCGGTCCCGGCTGGTCGCCGGAGCCCGCCCCCGAGCCGGCCCCGGAGCGTGTCGCGTGA
- a CDS encoding IS200/IS605 family element transposase accessory protein TnpB yields MGGLREVAVPFVVTGPSGVAVRTRLKGLTAGDEEVLRLVGAHLGSLASRDLMARCADGLEHSAESWAARKRGLTGVSSSRWAGSVTKATHDQWALARRGQAAHIQNLEAGVKVIRHRLSLPVGHKGTKRAAGGYRSRREWHAKTRRLRVLEDRLERVRAERDAGRVRVVRGGRRLARTRHHLADAGLTEAQWRRRWEAGRWFFQADGESGKRFGNETIRVTPEGEVSIKLPAPLAHLANAAHGRYALATKVSFAHRGTEWADRVAANRAVAYRIHHDTGRGRWYVTASWQIPAAQTVPLEAALAHGVIGVDTNADHLAAWRLGTHGNPCGDPRRFAYDLTGTAPHRDAQVRHALTRLLHWAKACGVTAIAVEDLDFQAEKTREKHGRRRRFRQLISGMPTGRLRARLVSMADAIGIAIIAVDPAYTSKWGAQHWQKPLTSTTRRTSRHDAASIAIGRRAQGHPVRRRTAPPPHDRSDRAGHRTVQADRRALGREETRPRIPGPRTRCVPPDAERTRATRASNTVRGARSDQEWVQDSLLLTE; encoded by the coding sequence GTGGGTGGTCTGCGGGAGGTGGCGGTGCCGTTCGTGGTCACCGGACCTTCGGGTGTGGCAGTGCGTACGCGGCTCAAGGGCCTGACGGCCGGGGACGAGGAGGTGCTGCGGCTGGTGGGTGCGCATCTCGGCTCGCTGGCCTCGCGGGACTTGATGGCCCGCTGCGCTGACGGGCTGGAGCACTCCGCCGAGTCGTGGGCGGCCCGGAAGCGCGGCCTGACGGGGGTGTCGTCGTCCAGGTGGGCGGGGTCGGTCACGAAGGCCACGCACGATCAGTGGGCACTGGCCCGGCGCGGGCAGGCCGCGCACATCCAGAACCTCGAAGCCGGTGTCAAGGTGATCCGGCATCGGTTGTCGCTGCCGGTCGGACACAAGGGCACGAAGCGTGCCGCGGGTGGTTACCGTTCGCGGCGGGAGTGGCATGCCAAGACCCGGCGCCTGCGGGTGCTGGAGGACCGGCTCGAGCGGGTGCGGGCCGAGAGGGACGCGGGCCGGGTACGTGTGGTGCGCGGCGGCCGACGGCTGGCCCGTACCCGGCATCACCTCGCCGATGCGGGGCTGACCGAGGCCCAGTGGCGCCGGCGGTGGGAGGCTGGGCGCTGGTTCTTCCAGGCGGATGGTGAGTCGGGGAAGAGGTTCGGCAACGAGACGATCCGCGTCACTCCCGAAGGTGAGGTCAGCATCAAGCTCCCGGCCCCGCTGGCGCATCTGGCGAACGCCGCGCACGGCCGGTACGCACTCGCCACGAAGGTCTCCTTCGCGCACCGGGGCACCGAGTGGGCGGACCGGGTGGCGGCCAACCGGGCGGTGGCCTACCGCATCCACCACGACACCGGACGCGGCCGCTGGTATGTGACCGCCTCCTGGCAGATCCCAGCCGCCCAGACCGTTCCGCTCGAAGCCGCCCTCGCCCACGGCGTGATCGGGGTCGACACCAACGCCGACCACCTCGCCGCCTGGCGCCTGGGCACCCACGGCAACCCGTGCGGCGATCCACGCCGCTTCGCCTACGACCTCACCGGCACCGCCCCCCACCGCGACGCCCAAGTCCGCCACGCCCTCACCCGCCTCCTGCACTGGGCCAAGGCCTGCGGCGTCACAGCCATCGCGGTCGAGGACCTCGACTTCCAGGCCGAGAAGACCAGGGAGAAGCACGGCCGCAGGCGAAGGTTCCGGCAGCTGATCTCCGGCATGCCCACCGGACGCCTGCGTGCCCGCCTCGTCTCCATGGCCGACGCCATCGGCATCGCGATCATCGCCGTCGACCCGGCCTACACATCCAAGTGGGGCGCCCAGCACTGGCAGAAGCCCCTCACCAGCACCACCCGTAGGACCAGCCGGCACGATGCGGCGAGCATCGCGATCGGCAGACGCGCCCAAGGGCACCCGGTCCGGCGACGGACGGCACCGCCCCCGCACGACCGGAGCGATCGTGCGGGGCATCGGACCGTCCAGGCCGACCGGCGTGCGCTTGGGCGTGAGGAAACCCGCCCCCGCATTCCCGGACCACGCACACGATGCGTGCCCCCGGACGCGGAACGAACGCGGGCAACCAGGGCATCCAACACCGTTCGGGGTGCCCGCAGTGACCAGGAATGGGTCCAAGACTCACTCCTGCTCACTGAATAG
- a CDS encoding LysR family transcriptional regulator, producing the protein MTLDDLRVFVAVCRAGSLSAVARELSCTQSAVSQHVKRLEREIGTDLVERHPRGVVPTQAGRLLQAAAADGIAGLDVALRRLADLVRGDGGSVRITTGATTVRHFMSAAVVEFRRLHPQVSLEFQTENSSRSCFEALAAHDLDLAWITIGAPVRGIEQRRVIDLPWVLAVHADDPLAARSRIEPGDLTGIRHIRLPENSTSRARLDAAFAEWGVHVTSDTGVADWDTAILLAELGVGHAVVPALPGWSGSAHPSLRFVPIPELPALSAGWAVRQWDALSPLARAFADMVAARSGQGPLPGEGDGPLPGPRHGHLRAGTASRGGTARTT; encoded by the coding sequence ATGACTCTCGATGATCTGCGCGTCTTCGTCGCCGTGTGTCGCGCCGGCAGCCTCAGCGCCGTCGCCCGCGAACTGTCCTGCACCCAGTCCGCCGTCAGCCAGCATGTGAAGCGGCTCGAGCGGGAGATCGGGACCGACCTGGTGGAACGGCATCCGCGCGGCGTCGTGCCCACCCAGGCCGGCCGGCTCCTCCAGGCCGCAGCCGCGGACGGCATCGCCGGCCTCGACGTCGCACTGCGACGCCTCGCGGACCTCGTCCGCGGCGACGGCGGCTCGGTACGCATCACCACCGGCGCCACCACCGTGCGCCACTTCATGTCGGCGGCGGTCGTCGAATTCCGGCGCCTGCACCCGCAGGTCAGCCTGGAGTTCCAGACGGAGAACTCCAGCCGCAGCTGCTTCGAGGCACTCGCGGCCCACGACCTCGATCTGGCATGGATCACCATCGGCGCTCCCGTACGCGGCATCGAGCAGCGCCGGGTGATCGACCTGCCCTGGGTGCTCGCCGTCCACGCGGACGACCCGCTCGCCGCCCGGAGCCGTATCGAACCGGGGGATCTCACGGGCATCCGCCACATCCGGCTGCCCGAGAACTCCACCTCGCGCGCCCGGCTCGACGCGGCCTTCGCCGAATGGGGCGTCCACGTCACCTCGGACACCGGCGTCGCCGACTGGGACACCGCGATCCTCCTCGCCGAACTCGGCGTCGGCCACGCCGTCGTCCCCGCCCTGCCCGGCTGGAGCGGATCCGCCCATCCTTCGCTGCGCTTCGTGCCGATCCCGGAGCTCCCCGCCCTCTCGGCGGGGTGGGCCGTGCGGCAGTGGGACGCCCTGTCGCCGCTGGCCCGCGCCTTCGCGGACATGGTCGCCGCCAGGAGCGGCCAGGGCCCGCTCCCCGGTGAGGGCGACGGGCCGCTCCCCGGCCCCCGCCACGGGCACCTGCGGGCCGGGACGGCGAGCCGGGGTGGTACGGCTCGCACGACCTGA
- a CDS encoding GNAT family N-acetyltransferase: MAITNTPETATIDDARLISGTLARAFDDDPMMRWFFPEDESREAVLGRYFATIFTRQYVHHGVCERTGAAASFWVPPGAQDKAVPDAETIQELQDILGDRAPLFRDAVETAAKHTPRGPHWYLAMIGADPAAQGQGHGAALLRSGLAKADAAGLPAYLESSKPSNLPFYEHFGFTVREELRLPGGGPVLWGMWRSPAGSR; encoded by the coding sequence ATGGCGATAACGAACACGCCGGAAACGGCAACGATCGACGACGCTCGGCTGATCAGCGGCACCCTGGCCCGCGCCTTCGACGACGACCCGATGATGCGCTGGTTCTTCCCCGAGGACGAGTCGCGCGAGGCGGTGCTGGGCCGCTACTTCGCCACGATCTTCACCCGGCAGTACGTCCACCACGGGGTGTGCGAGCGCACCGGGGCGGCGGCTTCGTTCTGGGTGCCGCCGGGGGCGCAGGACAAGGCCGTTCCGGACGCGGAAACCATCCAGGAACTCCAGGACATCCTGGGCGACCGGGCTCCGCTGTTCAGGGACGCCGTCGAGACGGCCGCGAAGCACACGCCCCGGGGACCGCACTGGTACCTGGCCATGATCGGCGCCGACCCGGCCGCCCAGGGCCAGGGACACGGGGCCGCCCTGCTGCGCTCGGGACTGGCCAAGGCCGACGCGGCGGGTCTGCCCGCCTACCTGGAGTCCTCCAAGCCGTCCAATCTCCCCTTCTACGAGCACTTCGGCTTCACCGTGCGTGAGGAGCTGCGGCTCCCCGGGGGCGGGCCGGTGCTGTGGGGGATGTGGCGCTCGCCGGCCGGCTCCCGGTAA